In Candidatus Promineifilum breve, one genomic interval encodes:
- the sufC gene encoding Fe-S cluster assembly ATPase SufC encodes MTVALEINNLHVNIGENRILKGINLLVKQGEIHALMGPNGSGKSTLAYTLAGHPAYEPSAGQVTFDGKDLLEMEADERSREGLFLAFQYPVAVPGVTVAKFLRQAINSRRKALNPDDKGMPIPEFRRLLRDKMDILGIDQKFAGRYLNEGFSGGEKKRAEILQMAMLEPKIAIMDETDSGLDIDALRIVAEGAGRLHDLNQMGVLVITHYQRILNHIQPDHVHIMLDGRIVESGGSELALHLEENGYDWLREKYGTAEVA; translated from the coding sequence ATGACTGTTGCGTTGGAAATCAATAATCTCCACGTCAATATTGGAGAAAACCGCATCTTAAAAGGCATCAACCTGTTGGTGAAACAGGGTGAGATTCACGCCCTAATGGGGCCGAACGGCTCGGGCAAGAGTACATTGGCCTACACCCTGGCCGGCCATCCAGCCTACGAGCCTTCGGCAGGGCAGGTCACCTTTGACGGCAAGGATCTGCTGGAGATGGAAGCCGACGAGCGTTCGCGCGAGGGCCTGTTTCTGGCCTTCCAATATCCGGTGGCCGTGCCCGGCGTGACGGTCGCCAAGTTCTTGCGCCAGGCCATCAACTCCCGCCGCAAGGCCCTCAACCCCGACGACAAAGGCATGCCCATCCCCGAATTTCGCCGCCTGCTGCGCGACAAGATGGACATCCTGGGCATCGACCAGAAATTCGCCGGCCGCTATCTGAACGAAGGCTTCTCCGGCGGCGAGAAGAAGCGGGCCGAGATCTTGCAGATGGCGATGCTGGAGCCGAAGATCGCCATCATGGATGAGACCGACTCCGGCCTCGACATCGACGCCCTGCGCATCGTGGCCGAAGGGGCGGGCCGGTTGCACGACTTGAATCAGATGGGCGTGCTGGTCATCACCCACTACCAGCGCATCCTCAACCACATCCAGCCCGATCACGTCCACATCATGCTCGACGGCCGCATCGTCGAGAGCGGCGGCTCTGAGCTGGCCCTGCATCTGGAAGAGAACGGCTACGACTGGCTGCGCGAGAAGTATGGCACAGCGGAGGTGGCATAG
- a CDS encoding glycoside hydrolase family 13 protein, with translation MMLVSTPDWVKDAVFYQIFPDRFARDDQDDSAGAAGAGVVFQQWGSEPTTYGFQGGNLAGVERRLDYLVDLGINAIYFNPIFSSAANHRYIAHDFFQVDPLLGGNAGFDRFLAAAHRRGIRVVLDGVFNHCSRGLFQFHHLLETGAESPFAEWFHVHEWPVNAYVPGQAPNYSAWWGIPSLPKFNTDNPAVREYLWSVGTYWLERGIDGWRLDVPDEIDDDAFWQEFRRRCKAVNPDAYIVGELWKPAQRWLKGDQFDAQMNYMFTRAIFGYLIGRRLDQTQTITMGYGRVQMLNGQGFARELNRIFNEMYHPEIVLAQLNMLGSHDTPRFMTLAKEDLVTAKLAFLTQMTVPGAPNIYYGDEIGMTGRTDPHCRRAFPWHAPDAWQTGLREEVQRLIALRHRSAALRRGAFKILLADRTTCVYERHLGEERVVVALNPSRQPTTFVLSGAGAGPLAEESVGAALGETIADGQTVTMPPRSGRVWASLAD, from the coding sequence ATGATGCTAGTTTCAACCCCGGACTGGGTTAAAGATGCCGTATTCTATCAGATTTTTCCCGATCGCTTCGCTCGCGACGACCAGGACGACAGCGCGGGGGCGGCCGGGGCGGGCGTGGTCTTCCAGCAATGGGGCAGCGAGCCGACGACCTATGGCTTTCAGGGTGGCAACCTGGCCGGAGTTGAGCGCCGGTTGGATTATCTGGTCGATCTAGGCATTAACGCCATCTATTTCAATCCCATATTTTCCTCGGCCGCCAACCACCGTTATATCGCCCACGACTTTTTTCAGGTCGATCCGTTATTGGGCGGCAATGCCGGATTCGACCGCTTCCTGGCCGCCGCGCATCGCCGGGGCATCCGCGTCGTGCTCGACGGCGTGTTTAACCATTGCAGCCGGGGGTTGTTCCAGTTCCATCATTTGCTGGAGACCGGAGCCGAATCCCCTTTTGCGGAGTGGTTTCACGTCCACGAGTGGCCGGTGAACGCCTACGTGCCCGGCCAGGCGCCCAACTATAGCGCCTGGTGGGGCATCCCGTCGCTGCCCAAATTCAATACCGACAATCCGGCGGTGCGGGAATACCTGTGGAGCGTGGGGACGTATTGGCTGGAGCGCGGGATAGACGGCTGGCGGCTCGACGTGCCGGACGAGATCGATGACGATGCCTTCTGGCAGGAGTTCCGGCGGCGTTGCAAGGCCGTCAATCCCGACGCCTACATCGTCGGCGAGCTATGGAAACCGGCGCAACGCTGGCTGAAAGGGGACCAATTCGACGCCCAGATGAATTACATGTTCACCCGCGCCATCTTCGGCTACTTGATCGGCCGCCGTCTCGACCAGACGCAGACGATCACGATGGGCTACGGCCGCGTCCAGATGCTCAACGGCCAGGGCTTCGCGCGCGAACTCAACCGTATCTTCAACGAGATGTACCACCCGGAGATCGTGCTGGCCCAATTGAACATGCTCGGCAGCCACGATACGCCCCGGTTTATGACCCTGGCCAAGGAGGATCTCGTCACCGCCAAACTAGCCTTTCTAACCCAGATGACCGTACCGGGCGCGCCCAACATCTACTATGGCGACGAGATCGGCATGACCGGCCGCACCGATCCCCATTGCCGCCGCGCCTTTCCCTGGCACGCGCCTGACGCCTGGCAGACGGGGCTGCGCGAGGAAGTCCAGCGTCTCATCGCCCTGCGCCATCGCTCGGCCGCCTTGCGTCGCGGCGCGTTCAAAATTCTCCTGGCCGATCGCACAACCTGTGTCTACGAACGACATCTGGGTGAAGAACGGGTCGTGGTGGCCCTCAATCCGTCGCGCCAACCGACAACGTTCGTCCTCAGCGGCGCGGGGGCCGGGCCGCTGGCCGAAGAATCGGTCGGCGCGGCGCTGGGCGAAACCATCGCCGACGGCCAGACGGTGACGATGCCGCCGCGCAGCGGGCGCGTGTGGGCCAGCCTTGCCGATTGA
- a CDS encoding metal-sulfur cluster assembly factor produces the protein MIASKEEQLMESLRSVIDPEIGLNIVELGLVRAVEADPDTDKMKITMILTTPFCPYGPQLIEQVRMVGNQVIPGGVLVEIGMELWDPSMMEEGAGGDWGLF, from the coding sequence ATGATCGCCAGTAAAGAAGAACAACTGATGGAGTCTCTCCGCTCCGTAATCGACCCGGAGATCGGCTTGAACATCGTGGAGTTGGGGTTGGTGCGGGCCGTGGAAGCCGACCCGGACACGGACAAAATGAAAATCACCATGATCCTGACCACGCCGTTTTGCCCCTATGGGCCGCAACTGATCGAGCAGGTACGTATGGTGGGCAATCAAGTCATACCCGGCGGCGTCCTGGTCGAGATCGGCATGGAGCTGTGGGATCCGTCGATGATGGAAGAAGGGGCCGGCGGCGATTGGGGGCTGTTTTAG
- a CDS encoding aminoacyl-tRNA deacylase — translation MTEKTQAMRALEGKRIGYDVLAYSDEMRDAEEIARSLGLSPGEVYKTLVVMPPEGSKKPLLVMIPADAHLDLKKLAAAVGAKKLKMATQREAEQLTGLQVGGISAVALLNKPFAVYIHRAAEALPVICVSAGKRGLQLRVVTRELIKLTNARPVDVATTEPDPD, via the coding sequence ATGACCGAAAAGACCCAGGCCATGCGCGCCCTCGAGGGCAAACGGATCGGCTATGACGTCTTGGCCTATTCCGATGAAATGCGCGATGCCGAGGAGATCGCCCGGTCGTTGGGCCTGTCGCCGGGCGAGGTCTACAAGACCCTGGTCGTCATGCCACCCGAGGGCAGCAAGAAGCCGCTGCTGGTGATGATCCCGGCCGATGCCCACCTGGACCTGAAGAAGCTGGCGGCAGCCGTCGGCGCGAAGAAGCTCAAGATGGCGACGCAGCGCGAGGCCGAGCAATTGACCGGCTTGCAGGTGGGGGGCATTTCGGCCGTGGCGCTGCTCAATAAGCCGTTTGCCGTTTACATCCATCGCGCGGCTGAGGCGCTGCCCGTCATCTGTGTTAGCGCCGGTAAGCGCGGCCTGCAACTTCGCGTAGTAACACGGGAACTCATCAAACTGACCAACGCCCGCCCGGTAGACGTGGCGACGACGGAACCAGACCCGGATTAA
- a CDS encoding glycosyltransferase yields the protein MMNSGNLRVAMLSVHTCPLAMLGGKKTGGMNVYVRDLSRALGLMGIDVDVFTRSQDDCVPMVNHDLGERARVIHVPAGPQAPIPVADVGHYLDEFAAGVAAFAAAEGLHYDVIHSHYWLSGVVAEKLEAYWGETPIVHMFHTLGHMKNRIATEPGERAPQERLDGESHVMTVADRLIAATPAELAQLNWLYGAPMDKVIVIPPGVDLQRFQPIPSTEAKNRVGIPCGDKNIMFAGRIEPLKGIDTLIQAMALIRQRYPDVMENTCVAIIGGDPWADNPDAEMARLQALREELGINDLVLFLGAKDQDVLPNYYAAAEMVVMPSHYESFGMVALEAMAMGRPVIASEVGGLAYLVQDGVNGYHVPTRDPEALAERIYELLTNVDCREAMGIAARQYAERFDWAIIAGRILAVYNRLLDPLTRDHSPALLDTQFTI from the coding sequence ATGATGAATTCCGGTAACTTGCGCGTGGCGATGCTGAGCGTCCATACCTGCCCCCTGGCGATGCTGGGCGGCAAGAAGACGGGCGGGATGAACGTCTACGTGCGCGATCTGAGCCGCGCCTTGGGGCTTATGGGGATCGACGTGGACGTGTTCACGCGCTCGCAGGATGATTGCGTGCCGATGGTCAACCACGACCTGGGCGAGCGCGCCCGCGTCATCCACGTCCCCGCTGGGCCGCAGGCGCCTATCCCCGTGGCCGACGTGGGCCACTACCTGGACGAATTCGCCGCCGGCGTGGCCGCCTTCGCCGCGGCCGAGGGCCTGCATTACGACGTTATCCATAGCCATTACTGGCTCTCCGGGGTGGTAGCCGAAAAGCTGGAAGCCTATTGGGGCGAAACGCCCATCGTCCACATGTTCCACACGTTGGGGCACATGAAGAATCGCATCGCCACCGAACCGGGCGAGCGCGCCCCACAAGAGAGGCTGGACGGCGAAAGCCACGTGATGACCGTGGCTGACCGCCTCATCGCCGCCACACCGGCCGAACTGGCTCAACTGAACTGGCTCTATGGCGCGCCGATGGATAAGGTCATCGTCATCCCGCCCGGCGTTGACCTGCAGCGCTTCCAGCCCATCCCCAGCACCGAAGCCAAGAACCGGGTCGGCATTCCTTGCGGCGACAAGAATATCATGTTCGCCGGGCGCATCGAACCGTTGAAGGGCATTGATACGCTCATCCAGGCGATGGCCCTCATCCGGCAGCGCTACCCCGACGTCATGGAGAACACCTGCGTGGCGATTATCGGCGGCGACCCGTGGGCCGATAACCCCGACGCGGAGATGGCCCGCCTTCAAGCCTTGCGCGAGGAACTGGGCATCAATGATCTCGTCCTGTTCCTGGGCGCCAAGGATCAGGACGTGTTGCCCAACTACTACGCCGCGGCCGAGATGGTCGTCATGCCTTCCCATTACGAGAGCTTCGGCATGGTAGCCCTGGAGGCGATGGCGATGGGCCGGCCGGTGATCGCCTCCGAGGTCGGGGGGCTGGCCTATCTGGTGCAGGATGGCGTCAACGGCTACCACGTCCCCACTCGCGACCCGGAAGCGCTGGCCGAGCGCATCTATGAGCTGTTGACCAACGTCGATTGCCGCGAGGCGATGGGTATCGCTGCCCGACAATACGCCGAGCGCTTCGATTGGGCCATTATCGCCGGACGGATTTTGGCCGTCTATAACCGTTTACTCGATCCGCTGACCCGCGACCACTCTCCCGCCTTGCTCGATACCCAATTCACTATTTAG
- a CDS encoding GNAT family N-acetyltransferase: MRTELIVGDSAFTTLSAEWDALATRGMTDTPFQTLAYQRAWWNHVRPPDATLLTAVTRDDDGQLAGIGCFFLVGDTLHFNGCVEETDYLDLIASAEQAEAVWQATLACLTAADAPPWRCLDLCNVPAVSPTRTILPALAQEPHYKFSESIIEVCPVIPLPATFDAYLETLDSKQRRELSRKLRRAEGAEVVTTTIDGTTDIDREVDSFLDLLQRSTFEKRDWLNEGRRALFHEVARAAQAAGTLQLMFTAVEDRRAATLFNFDYKDRIWVYNSGLDPNAFAALSPGQVLTAAAVERAIQLGRHEFDFLRGSEEYKYRFGAQDTQIFRLHIERSGL, encoded by the coding sequence ATGAGAACTGAACTGATCGTCGGCGATTCCGCTTTTACCACCCTATCGGCCGAATGGGACGCATTGGCGACCCGCGGCATGACCGATACCCCATTCCAGACGTTGGCCTATCAGCGCGCCTGGTGGAACCACGTGCGGCCGCCGGACGCGACCCTCCTGACGGCCGTAACCCGCGACGATGATGGCCAACTCGCCGGCATCGGTTGCTTCTTTCTGGTGGGCGACACGCTCCATTTCAACGGCTGTGTCGAAGAGACCGACTATTTGGACCTGATCGCCTCCGCCGAACAGGCCGAAGCGGTTTGGCAGGCTACGCTGGCGTGTCTGACAGCGGCCGATGCGCCGCCCTGGCGATGTCTCGACCTTTGTAACGTGCCCGCCGTCTCGCCCACCCGTACCATCCTCCCCGCTCTGGCCCAGGAACCCCATTACAAATTTAGCGAATCCATCATCGAAGTCTGTCCCGTCATCCCCCTGCCGGCGACCTTCGATGCTTACCTGGAGACGCTGGATAGCAAGCAACGGCGCGAGTTGAGCCGCAAGTTGCGCCGCGCCGAAGGGGCCGAGGTCGTGACGACCACCATTGACGGGACGACCGACATCGACCGCGAAGTCGATAGCTTCCTCGATCTGTTGCAGAGAAGCACCTTTGAGAAGCGCGACTGGCTGAACGAAGGCCGGCGCGCGCTCTTCCACGAGGTGGCCCGCGCCGCGCAGGCCGCGGGGACGCTGCAACTGATGTTCACGGCGGTCGAGGATCGCCGCGCCGCCACCTTGTTCAATTTCGATTACAAAGACCGCATCTGGGTCTACAACTCCGGCCTCGATCCCAACGCCTTTGCCGCGCTCAGTCCCGGTCAGGTGCTGACGGCGGCGGCCGTCGAACGCGCCATTCAACTTGGCCGGCACGAATTCGATTTCCTGCGCGGCAGCGAAGAGTATAAATACCGCTTTGGCGCGCAGGATACCCAAATTTTTCGGTTACACATCGAGCGAAGTGGCCTATGA
- a CDS encoding S8 family serine peptidase, whose translation MSARPAPIFIACLAAGAALFLLLRLMVVATAQPESYPPDAPSATSPGDSAAGMVDVIIRMEQAADLSASARIGNSVERRGAIIDQLKSVAAASQAPLLAELTTFARAGRVQNVRSFWIINAIAATVTPELAGELTARPGVANVALDQQHEAFGEPAVAMTDSGGAPDFRFAGLADAPTAEAGEAANWSIDAMRAPAVWNLLGNDGAGVTVAIVDTGVDWQHPALRQNYRGGRGETAVHHGNWYNTVQPTQTVPVDFHGHGTHVAGTAVGHKGIGVAPGANWIAVAIADEHGIIRDSNIHAAFEWLLAPGGDPALAPDVVNNSWGSSGAHAAFLDDVRVLDAAGIVAVFAAGNSGPGDGSINAPASYPGAISVAATDATGAVTWFSSHGPSPLTAEPKPLLSAPGAQILSSYPNERYALMNGTSMATPHVTGAVALMLSAEPRLSPGDVKSRLAAAAGNPVHDPARGWGQLDAYAAVAPLAAAGTLAGRISDPTGAPVAATITVTTPAGRAVTLVTDPQGRYEVKALPGRYDLQAAAYAYSPGVVRKVEVIPGHVVVNDVELEFLPAGNLSLQLSHAGSGEQLQGALRITTADGRPVPEPARQPDGRYAMSLPTGQYQVTARVPGFRLGTVGVTIAADQTHAVDVALTPGPRLLLIDSGPWQYRSQAAYYDQALEDNNYFADRWSITNPYAPLPTVQQLAAYDVILWSAPNDSPGYLGANGVISDYLGLGGRLLIAGQNVANYDGVNGSMALWWSRHLKAKWLADSSPADPLHGAPDTPFAAHQLTLNGADSAGNQTAPDRVAPRDGSLTQPVLLYPDGTAAALLSRRCEPFRLLYFGFSLEGVSGRAARAALMQTTLDVLLGPDDPLAAIWQPAEVTDFALGGDQHAYTATLRNLNPVLTQTFAIEAGGGWWPRAVLTPTLTIPPCGAADTVVTVDVPAGQPPDSHHEVALTARGPNAVDSPTPIALSINHKTPGYVLIVDDDRFIHTESVYKQALDELGMAYDVWETGWPFDLRGSPSFAFLREYELVIWFTGYDWFQALTHQETAAITDYLEHGGRLFLSSQDFLFRHHDSALARDYLGVVSYQESITPTVAFFDERLGAPPQLSSSQPLTYGAYQNYSDGLAPSANARPFLWHNQGAVAATAAGGTAANGRPWRAVFWALPFETLPAGQQTAAMEAVLGYLSDLGNSTFTVDRRSGPVSESRVYSLVVANEADVARRVWVTNTLPISLSFRGSAGDWTYDRAKRQLTWSGVMAAGEERSLTYTAAAAPTNDQAHRIDNSVTIGYAPLSAAESTAPFNHLSLTKTATTWIDAPDLTTSSLSAAASGYIAISPKGEPFAAQLITYTMVLRNSAATPTRPMTATLTMPQSLGAIEESVAASQGEFRLEAWRAIWRGTLLPGETMTASVTLTRTAEINGLYPAVAYLDDGTTTTTLHPVFFDPLAHRTYLPVAAGWP comes from the coding sequence ATGTCGGCTCGTCCCGCCCCCATCTTCATCGCTTGTCTGGCCGCCGGCGCGGCGCTATTCCTGCTGTTGCGCCTCATGGTGGTGGCAACGGCCCAACCGGAAAGTTACCCGCCGGACGCGCCGAGCGCCACGTCTCCGGGCGATTCTGCCGCGGGTATGGTGGACGTCATCATCCGGATGGAGCAGGCGGCCGATCTGTCGGCTTCGGCCAGGATTGGCAACAGTGTGGAACGTCGGGGGGCCATCATCGACCAACTGAAGAGCGTGGCCGCGGCATCGCAAGCGCCCCTATTGGCCGAGCTGACCACCTTCGCCAGGGCCGGCCGGGTACAGAATGTTCGCTCCTTTTGGATCATCAATGCCATAGCCGCCACGGTGACCCCGGAACTGGCCGGCGAGCTGACCGCCCGGCCCGGCGTCGCCAACGTCGCCCTCGACCAGCAGCACGAGGCGTTCGGTGAGCCGGCCGTCGCCATGACAGACTCCGGCGGCGCGCCTGACTTTCGCTTCGCCGGGTTGGCCGACGCGCCGACGGCCGAGGCGGGCGAGGCGGCTAATTGGTCTATCGACGCCATGCGCGCCCCGGCCGTCTGGAACCTGTTGGGCAACGACGGCGCGGGCGTCACCGTCGCCATCGTCGATACCGGCGTCGATTGGCAGCATCCCGCGCTGCGCCAGAACTACCGCGGCGGCCGGGGCGAGACGGCCGTCCACCACGGTAACTGGTACAACACTGTGCAGCCGACACAAACCGTTCCCGTCGATTTCCACGGCCACGGCACCCACGTCGCCGGCACGGCCGTCGGCCATAAGGGTATCGGCGTCGCCCCCGGAGCCAATTGGATCGCCGTCGCCATCGCCGACGAGCATGGCATCATCCGGGACAGCAATATTCATGCCGCCTTCGAGTGGCTGCTGGCCCCCGGCGGCGATCCGGCGCTGGCCCCCGACGTGGTGAATAATTCGTGGGGATCGTCCGGCGCGCACGCCGCCTTCCTGGATGATGTGCGTGTGCTGGATGCGGCCGGGATCGTGGCCGTCTTTGCCGCGGGCAACAGTGGGCCGGGTGATGGCTCGATCAACGCCCCCGCCAGCTATCCCGGCGCGATCAGCGTGGCCGCCACCGACGCGACGGGGGCCGTCACCTGGTTTTCGTCCCACGGCCCGTCCCCCCTGACCGCCGAGCCGAAGCCGCTGCTCAGCGCGCCGGGGGCGCAAATCCTGTCGTCCTATCCCAATGAACGCTACGCCCTGATGAACGGCACGTCAATGGCGACCCCCCACGTGACCGGCGCGGTGGCCCTCATGTTGTCGGCCGAACCGCGTCTTTCGCCGGGCGACGTGAAGAGCAGGCTGGCCGCCGCCGCCGGCAACCCTGTCCACGACCCGGCGCGCGGTTGGGGGCAATTGGATGCCTATGCCGCCGTCGCTCCGCTGGCCGCCGCCGGCACATTGGCCGGGCGAATCTCCGATCCCACCGGCGCGCCGGTCGCGGCCACCATCACCGTCACCACGCCGGCCGGTCGCGCGGTGACGCTTGTCACGGACCCCCAGGGGCGCTACGAGGTGAAGGCCCTACCCGGTCGCTATGATTTGCAAGCCGCCGCCTATGCCTACTCGCCCGGCGTCGTGCGGAAAGTAGAGGTCATTCCCGGCCACGTGGTCGTGAACGACGTTGAACTTGAGTTCTTGCCGGCCGGCAATCTCTCGCTCCAGCTCAGCCACGCCGGGAGCGGGGAACAGCTACAGGGCGCGTTGCGGATTACCACGGCCGACGGCCGGCCTGTCCCGGAGCCGGCGCGACAACCGGATGGCCGTTATGCGATGAGCCTACCCACCGGGCAGTACCAGGTCACGGCCCGAGTGCCCGGCTTCCGCCTGGGGACAGTCGGCGTGACGATCGCCGCCGATCAAACTCACGCGGTCGATGTGGCGCTGACACCGGGGCCGCGTTTGCTGCTGATCGATTCCGGCCCGTGGCAATATCGTTCGCAAGCCGCCTACTACGATCAGGCCCTGGAAGACAACAACTATTTCGCCGACCGCTGGTCGATCACCAACCCCTACGCCCCATTGCCCACCGTGCAACAGTTGGCGGCTTATGATGTCATCCTGTGGTCGGCTCCCAACGACTCGCCCGGCTATCTGGGCGCCAATGGCGTGATCAGCGACTATCTGGGGCTGGGTGGGCGGCTGCTCATTGCCGGGCAGAACGTCGCCAATTACGACGGCGTCAACGGCTCGATGGCTCTCTGGTGGTCGCGCCATCTGAAAGCCAAATGGCTGGCCGATTCATCGCCGGCTGATCCGCTGCATGGCGCGCCGGACACCCCTTTTGCCGCGCATCAATTGACCCTGAACGGGGCCGACAGCGCCGGCAACCAGACCGCCCCCGACCGCGTGGCCCCACGGGATGGCTCGCTGACCCAGCCGGTCTTGCTCTACCCCGACGGCACGGCCGCCGCCCTGCTGTCGCGGCGTTGCGAGCCGTTCCGGCTGCTCTATTTCGGCTTTAGCCTGGAGGGCGTCTCCGGCCGCGCCGCCCGCGCCGCGCTCATGCAAACCACTCTCGACGTCCTGCTCGGCCCGGATGATCCCCTGGCGGCCATCTGGCAGCCGGCCGAGGTGACGGATTTCGCGCTGGGCGGCGACCAACACGCCTATACCGCCACATTGCGCAATCTCAACCCCGTGCTGACCCAAACGTTCGCCATTGAGGCCGGTGGCGGGTGGTGGCCGCGGGCCGTCCTGACGCCCACGCTGACTATCCCGCCCTGTGGCGCAGCCGATACCGTCGTCACCGTTGACGTGCCCGCCGGACAGCCGCCGGATAGCCACCACGAGGTGGCCCTGACGGCGCGCGGGCCGAATGCTGTTGATTCCCCCACCCCGATCGCTCTGTCGATTAACCACAAGACCCCCGGCTACGTGCTGATCGTTGACGATGATCGCTTCATCCACACCGAAAGCGTGTATAAGCAAGCGCTCGATGAGTTGGGAATGGCGTATGACGTCTGGGAAACCGGCTGGCCGTTTGATTTACGCGGCAGTCCATCGTTCGCCTTCTTGCGCGAATACGAATTGGTGATCTGGTTCACCGGCTACGACTGGTTCCAGGCGCTGACGCATCAGGAAACCGCGGCGATCACCGACTATCTGGAACACGGCGGCCGGCTGTTCCTCAGCAGCCAGGATTTTCTCTTTCGCCACCACGATTCCGCGCTGGCCCGTGACTATCTGGGTGTAGTCTCTTATCAGGAATCCATCACGCCGACGGTGGCATTCTTCGACGAGCGCTTGGGCGCTCCCCCCCAACTAAGCAGCAGCCAACCGCTGACGTATGGGGCGTATCAGAACTATAGCGACGGACTGGCCCCGTCGGCAAACGCCCGGCCGTTCCTGTGGCACAATCAAGGCGCGGTCGCCGCCACCGCCGCCGGCGGAACGGCGGCCAACGGCCGGCCGTGGCGCGCAGTCTTTTGGGCCTTGCCGTTCGAGACGCTACCAGCCGGGCAGCAGACCGCGGCGATGGAAGCGGTCCTCGGCTACCTGAGTGACCTCGGCAATAGCACTTTCACCGTTGACCGGCGCAGCGGCCCGGTGTCGGAGTCGCGCGTCTATTCGCTCGTTGTGGCCAATGAGGCTGACGTTGCGCGGCGGGTCTGGGTCACCAACACGCTGCCGATCTCGCTGAGTTTCCGCGGCAGCGCCGGCGATTGGACGTATGATCGCGCCAAACGTCAGCTAACCTGGTCGGGGGTCATGGCCGCTGGTGAAGAGCGTTCGCTCACCTACACCGCCGCCGCAGCGCCCACCAACGACCAGGCCCACCGCATTGACAATAGCGTCACCATCGGTTACGCCCCCCTGTCGGCGGCCGAGTCGACCGCCCCATTCAACCACCTAAGCCTCACCAAAACAGCCACAACCTGGATCGACGCGCCCGATCTCACGACTTCCTCGCTGTCGGCCGCCGCGTCGGGCTACATCGCCATTTCGCCCAAGGGGGAGCCGTTCGCCGCCCAACTAATCACTTACACGATGGTATTGAGAAATAGCGCCGCCACCCCGACGCGGCCCATGACCGCCACGCTCACCATGCCCCAATCGTTGGGGGCCATCGAAGAGTCGGTAGCCGCGTCGCAGGGTGAATTTCGGTTGGAAGCCTGGCGGGCTATCTGGCGAGGCACACTGTTGCCGGGCGAGACCATGACCGCCTCAGTGACGCTGACCCGCACGGCCGAGATCAACGGTCTCTATCCGGCCGTGGCCTATCTCGATGACGGCACGACCACCACCACCTTGCACCCGGTCTTCTTCGACCCCCTCGCCCACCGTACTTATTTGCCGGTCGCGGCCGGCTGGCCTTAA
- a CDS encoding helix-turn-helix transcriptional regulator — MQADEYSRPNHKKRTTRDIILHTIKSSPQSTVEELAGAADISPVTVRHHLNALQAEGTIESATIRRKVGRPYYVYSLSERGQELFPKRYVRLTSRLLDEMKDRLPEKLLAEIFEGVVDTVLREHRGEFEHLALEQRLDYLVKLLSEEGFLSTWERTPDGYRLVEYSCPYLSIGSTHAEVCNFDRQLMSGVLQLRVHQESCMLHGASCCQFTIDTGGQPATVIKTVKEMN, encoded by the coding sequence ATGCAAGCGGACGAATATAGCCGGCCCAACCACAAGAAACGGACGACGCGCGATATCATCCTTCATACGATCAAGTCGTCGCCGCAATCGACGGTCGAGGAGTTGGCCGGAGCGGCCGATATCTCCCCCGTCACCGTTCGCCATCATCTAAACGCGCTCCAGGCCGAAGGGACGATTGAATCGGCCACGATTCGCCGCAAGGTCGGCCGCCCCTACTACGTCTACTCCCTGAGCGAGCGCGGCCAGGAACTGTTTCCCAAGCGCTACGTCCGCCTGACCAGCCGCTTGCTGGATGAGATGAAAGATCGTCTCCCGGAGAAGCTGTTGGCCGAAATCTTCGAAGGGGTTGTGGATACCGTCCTGCGGGAACATCGCGGCGAATTTGAGCATCTGGCGCTGGAGCAACGGCTGGACTATCTGGTGAAGCTGCTGTCCGAGGAAGGCTTCCTCTCGACGTGGGAGCGGACACCGGATGGCTATCGGCTGGTGGAGTATAGCTGCCCTTACCTGTCAATCGGCAGCACCCACGCCGAGGTATGCAATTTCGACCGGCAATTGATGAGTGGCGTGCTGCAATTGCGCGTCCACCAGGAAAGCTGCATGCTCCACGGGGCCAGTTGCTGCCAGTTTACCATCGACACCGGCGGGCAACCGGCCACTGTCATCAAAACTGTCAAAGAAATGAACTAA